In the genome of Candidatus Electrothrix rattekaaiensis, the window ACTTTGCTTAAAATAGGTAATATTTTTTTTAATCTGTTTTAGATAATAAGCTTTATCAGCTGTTGAAAGACGTTTTTGAATAAGAATAGAATTTTTATCGTAAAAAGTGATTCGATTAAGAATATTCTGAGCTAGGTCATTTAGAACAACAGTGATTCCCTCGGCTTTTTTTATTGTGCGCCAGTAATAGCTCATTAGTCCGCTAGGTGGAAGTGCAATCACTGAGTTTTTGCTCTCTTCTTTATTAAGAATGCTGACAAGAGCTTTTGAAGCTTCTTGTCTATATGAATTCATCGTTAGATGTTTGGCTTGAAGTGATTCAATTGGCATCGAAAAGAAACTTTCAATTTCATCGTCAAGGTCAAAAAAACAATAACCAAGCAAGTCAGCTAGCTTATGCCCTATTGCTGATTTACCTACACAACTAACTCCTGCAATAAACAATCTCATTTAAACACCTGCGTGAATTGGTGTGAGCCGAACGTCGATAATCCCTTTTACTGGCACCCAACCCCCAGCTTTTTCCTGGCACCCAAGCTCCAGCTTGGGTGCTCTTATTTCTGAAGCTCTGTTTCTTGTATGTGATGCAAAGCTTCATTGGGTACCAGTAAATGCTGCTTGACAAGCACATACTCTCATAATATTTGCGTCGGCAGCAAGGGAATGAGTTTCTGGGGTACCCGTCCAAACAAAAAAACACCCAAGATCTGACGTGCATTCTACGTGACACCCATAACCTACTGACTCAGGCTCACCTACAAATCCAATATCCCAGGCATTTATTTGACCTGCCTCTACCTCTAACAGCTCCTCCAAGACAAGATCACATCCAGGGGCACCATAGGGTGAAATGCCTGGAGAAGGATGATACGCCCCGGAGCCAACATAATTCACAGTCCCTTCTACATCAACTTCCATTTCACGAGAGACGCAAACATCTTGGCAAGATTGCCCACTGCCGCCTAAGTACCAACAGTGCCCGTCCATAAAGCTTTCAGAATCTGAAGTGCATCCGTTGAGAAATGTCAATACAAACTCAGAACACTGCATGTTATTTGTTACTTCAACCAAGTCGCCCTTGTTGTTTATTGCTTCAGTTTTAAAATAAATTTTATTTTCCCCTGGTGATAAAGAAAGAGCTAGAGAAAAATTTCCATCCTCTGATACAGGAGATGATGTATTAAAACCTACGCTAATTTTTTTAACAATTGCTTCTCCTGATGTAATTTTACCTGATAGCGTTATCTCCTTTTCTGTTACTGAATCTCCAGATTTGTGCGACGAAATATTTATTGAAGCATCACTAGAACTAAATCCATCTTCAGCATTTTTAGATATATTCTCAAATCTTTCTTTAGTATTTAAATTATTTCCATAAGAAGATAATGCTACATCAGAATAATAATCACCAGTATCATTACCGTCAGCATATTTAAAAGTCTTAAATATGATCCCTGAATAATCTATATATTTATTATCATCCCCTGGAAAGTTCGGGTCATAGATGAAAATTTTATCTTCAGTATCGTTTATTTCATAAGCAACTACAGCATGTAAAGAGCCTTCAGGGTGACCACCTAAAATCAAGACAGCCGGTTTACCAGTATTAATAAGTTGATCTTTTATTATCATAAACATATCAGAATCTCGTAATTCACCCATTAAGCGTTCATACAATGGTATATCCTGATTTACAGATAAATGTGCTCTTGTTGCGATAATATCTTGAACTTTACAATTGTTATCGCTACATTCACAAGCTGGTGCCGTGTAAAGGTATTTATTATATAATCCAGTTCCATTTTCCAGAAAGTTCCAAATGGAATAGGCTGACATCCCTAAGCATTCCCCGCCTTTTGTCAGAGGTTTTTTTTCTCCATTTTGAATTGAAAATCCATCTCGGCTAGGTTTGAAATTTGTCGTTATGGCGGTAGAGGCGGTATTAGACGATGAAACTAGCTCCTGAGCACTTGCAGCAGAACTGCTTTCTGCAACAATATTTTCAAATATCCAAGTGAATGATACAGTGGAGTTTGAACGTAGGTATAATTCAAATACTAATTCTTGATTTTCCAAATCGGCATCTGTAATATTTAAACTATATAAATATCCTCTTTCGTTGATATAATAAGGTATCGGGAATTGAGTAGCTGATGGATATGTCAGAGTGATGAGCACAGGAGTTGTTAAACTAGCTGTTCCATTAGTGGTAACAGACACTGTATAATTTGCCGCCGTACCAGATCTTGCTACAGCGTTATCATTGTGTAGGTCTACAGTTATTTTTGTATTATCGCTAACTACACCACCAGGAACGGACAGTTTAATCAGGTAATTATTTTCAACAGGTAATGTCATCCAGCCTCCAGGTTCGTTAAAAACCCACTCGTTTTTTCGTATAACCGCAGGATTTTTAATAACCTTTATACCCCTATCTTCATATCCTTTTGCGCGGGCAAGTAACAAGAAGTTTATAGCAGGTTGAGAAGAAGCAAATAGATTTGGAGTAAAAATAATGCTAAACACCAACAGGTAATAAAACAAAATTCCTCTTTTAATCATTTTGTTAATCCTCCCGAATTATAACTTCTAAAAGTGCAGCACAATTAAATTATGGATTTCTAACCACATTGAAAGAAAAAGTAAACAAGTACCTCCAGAGTCAATCAGAGACAGGCTCCCAATTGCAACACCCTCTTTATTGTTCCTCGGTACTTAGATTTAGAAGAACAATATAAGAATAAAGGACACACTACATCATAAATTTATATATATATGTAGCAAACAAACACATAAAAAATCCTATCATAAGCAGATTATACTTATAAGCTACTCCTGTAAACTCTCTTTCAAACTCATCCTTTTCTTTCTGTAACTCATCGGGATAATTTCTTTCATAATAAGAAGTAGCAAGGGCGATAAATACTATCACAAGAAAGCCTGCTCTAAATAAAGTTTGATCTGCTACATCCTTGTATGGAAATACTTTATGCCTAAAAATAGTAATAAGTAATAGCCCCATAACTATCAAACATAACGTTACAGAGTGTCTATAATAATAATTATCTAACGAATACTTCTCGTTCATAGAAACCTGTTTTTTATCTTTTTCTCCACAAGAAGCACAACAATGTTTTATTTTATCTGAAAGATTGTAAGAGGATAGATCTGGAAAGACCAATCTTGACAATAAATAATAGCAAGTTACAGTTATTACATCCACTAGGCAGACAAAAAAATTTATTTCAAAATTTTCTCCTGTATATGCCTCCGAAATAGCGTACCAAAATTGAATTATTGCCAGCGACGTAAGAAGCACCCAACCAGCAATAAAATAAGAAAATTCTATATACCTATAATAGCGTATATAAGTTCCTATAGAAGAAACGTTCTCTGCTATAGCAGCAGCTAATATAAGCGAGAGAAACGTCAAATGTTCACTATACATTTAGACAGGCTCCAATGAAAACACACCGATTACAACTTACCAACGATACATGTAAAACTAAAAAAGTCAATAAAAATTAATTATTCAGGTATCACAGGCCAAATTCAAATAGCGCACCTATATGGGTTACGAGTCGGGGTTGCTAATTTGGGGTACCGGGCACCGCGCATCCCACACGCACCCGGCAAAAAATCACCCCCTGCTCCCCCAGGAGCAGGCCCACTCACTCCTCATCATCCTCATGCCTCCTCCCCCTCTTCCGCTCACTGGCCCGAGTCCCGCCAACCATATCGTATTCCGAGGAGTCCTTCCCGAAAAGCCCCTTCACCACTGACCGGGATCGGACAATATAATCACTCACATCCTCGGCCAAGTCCCCTTTCTCGTTCACCAGGCGTGTTTTGTCGGCGTTCAGAGCGTCTATCTCACCGACCTTGGCCTCCAGCGCACCAATTTTTGTTGTCATCACGTCAGCGGAGATAGCATCCGGCAGCCCGTCTCCTATTTTCTCCAACGCCTCTTTGACCTGATGAGCCTCTTTAAGCAATTTGGGCACACTTCCAGTTAACATCATGACCTCCTTTTGTTCTGCGCACTGGCCCGAGGAAAATATCAGGTCGTGCTTTTTTAATCAGTCGTCCTGCTCTTTCAGACAGGCCCTCTCTGTGCAAAGAAAGGGCCGTTACTTTTTTACAATCATGAAGCGTGAGGAAAGACAGGAAAGCTGCCTTCTTTAAAAGTACTGCTCCATTTTTTCCACTGACGCTTGCGTAGTAAAAAAGGAGTGGTGCAAGGAAAGAAAGGACGACCACATTTTTAAAAAGTACCTCTCCTTTCTTCCCACTGACACCTCCATAGAAAGATAGGGGCAATGCGAGGAAAGAAAGGGCCACCCCTTTCTTAAAAAGGACTGCTCCTGTGCAACATCGGCCTTGCCCTCAATACAAAAGAAGCCTTCCTTTGTCCAAGAGAACACCTCCTGTTGTACAGAGGAACTCTCCATAATTGTCTCGCTCTGCTGTACAGAAAGAACCTTCTTCTGATACCATAAAAATACCAGCCGTGCAATTAGGCAGATATACCCATTTTCCCATAGGTACATATACCTATACAGGCTGTATTCCACGACACAGGCGCAGTTTAAGCCCCCTGCCTTTGTGCCCCAGAAAAAAAAAGAGACAAATGCTGTGCCAAAAAAAAGAATGATCTCCTGTTGAACAACGCGAACAGGACTGTCTCACGGCAGGATGGAGAAAAAAGAACACTTGCCCAGAGCATCGTTTGCGGGTATTGGTTGAGAAACACCGCTCAGCAGAGCAAAAGGACAATAAGAGAAAAAAAGAGAGAAGCAGAAAAGCAAATTTCCATGAACACAACACCATACACCTGTGGCATCCTGACACTCAGCGACAAAGGCGCCAGGGGCGAGCGGGAAGACACCTCTGGCCCCATGCTGCAAAACATCCTTACCGAACAGGGCTTCAACGTAGAAGCCTATCAGCTCCTTCCTGATCAGCAGCCCCTGATTGAAGCCATCCTGATCAAGTGGGTGGATGAAAAGAAGATTGATTTAATTGTCACCACCGGCGGCACAGGGGTTTCCCCGAATGATCAGACACCGGAGGCCACCCGCCAGGTCATTGACCTAGAGATTCCCGGCATCGGGGAAGCCATGCGTCAAGCAAGCCTGGCCAAAACTCCGCAGGCCATCTGGTCACGGGGCATTGCCGGAATCCGGCAAGAATCCCTGATTATCAATCTGCCGGGTAGCGAGAAAGGAGCAAAAGAAAATATCGAGGCGATTCTGCCCGCCCTTGCGCACGGTTTGTACAAGATCAAGGGCGGAACAGCGGATTGCGGGCAAAAAAAGGAGGGAGAGGGTTAATTCCCCTCAAGTCCGTTAATAACAACCTGCGGCTCACCTTCTTTGGCAGCCAATACCTCGCCGATCAAGAAGGATTCCTCGCCCATTGCCTTAAAATGTTGCATAATAGATTCAGCATCCGCCTCTTTGACCACAGCCATCATGCCGATGCCCATATTAAAGGTCCGGTACATTTCCGCCTCAGGCACTTCACCCTTTTCCTGGAGAAAAGCAAAGATCGGCGGTTTTTCCCAGCTTTCTTTGTCAATCACGGCCCGACAGCCCTTGGGCAGAACCCGAGGGATGTTATCAATAAATCCCCCGCCGGTGTTATGGACCAGACTGTTGATGGGGTAACTGTTCAACACCCCGAGCACACTCCGAACATAGATTTTGGTCGGTTTAATAAGCTCTTCCCCGATGGTGCAGCCCAGGGCCTCCACCTTGTCAGCCACGGTCAGTTCCTGATCCTCAAAGATAATCTTTCGGACCAGAGAAAAGCCATTGGAATGGAGACCGGATGAAGCAAGACCGATAATCTTATCACCGACCCGCACATCACTGCCGTCAATAATTTTATCGCGATCAGCAATACCCACAGAAAAACCGGCCAAATCATAATCCCCAGGCTGATACAGACCCGGCATCTCAGCGGTTTCTCCTCCGATCAGGGAGCAGTTGGCCTGCTTGCACCCTTCTGCGATCCCCCTGACCACATCAGTGGCCTCATCAAGATCAAGGGAGGAGCAGGAAAAGTAATCCAGAAAGAACAGCGGCTTTGCTCCGCTGACAATAATATCGTTCACGCACATGGCCACTAAATCAATGCCTATTGTGTCGTGCTTGTTGCAAAGTTGGGCTATTTTTAGTTTAGTGCCGACACCGTCTGTCGAAGCGATGAGCACAGGATCTTTGCAGTTTGCATTGCCGATACTGAACAGGCCTGAAAAGCCCCCGATATCATCAATAACAGTACGACTATGGGTGGCAGAGACGATTTTTTTAATGCGAGAGACAAAGGCGTTGCCCTTATCGATATCAACCCCGGCCTCACTATATTTTGATGCTGCTGTTTCGGATGCTGTCATTGTCTTATGTATGCATAAAGTTGAAAGCAGCCCAGAGCAATACACAATCCGGGCTTGCAGAATACTTCGAGAATTTGAGAATATTACTTTTTTACTGTTGATTGTCAATATGTTTGTATGATGATTGCAACAGTGGATTCCATTTGGTATAGGTGGTTTGCCCATGAAAACATTTATTACCCTGATCGGCTTGGTCCTGATATTTGAAGGACTTCCCTATGTGGCCTCGCCTGAGGCCATGCAGCGCTGGTTGAAAGTGCTCTCTGAAACGTCACCGAGCAGCTTAAGAAACACGGGAATAGTGGCAATGATTATTGGCTTTCTCCTGTGTTATATCGGACAGCGATCCGGTCTGCTGGGCTGAAAATAACAGCATTTCTTTTGTAGGGGCAGCCCCCTGTGCCTGCCCGTTTAATGCACGGAACATACAGGGCGAACACATAGGTTTATCCCTACGCCCTCCGGATGAGGTGAATTATGGAAAAAACAGCAAAACGTGAAATGATCGGCTTTGAAGGCAAGGTGCTGCTTGATACCTTGCGCCGCCTGCAACGCAAAGGAGCAACAGAGAATCTTCTCAAGCTGATCCTGAAAACACATCCTGCCGACCTTGCTTGGGTTTTCCGTTCCCTCCCTCCGGCTGACCGTAAAAAAATCTTTGAAATCATTGCCAACACCGAGCTGGTGGCAGACTTCTTCAGTGAGCTGGATGATTCCATCATTGTTGAGCTGGCCGAAGACCTCACCCCTGTTTTTCTGGCTGAGGTGATCAGCAAGATGGCACCTGATGATGCAGCAGACCTGCTGGAAGTCATCCCGGACACGCTGGCCTCCAATGTTCGGGCACATATGGAACGGCACGACCGCGACGAGTTGGAAGAGCTGCTCAAATATGATCCGGAAACAGCAGGCGGTATCATGTCCCCGGACTTCATGTACCTAGATGAACATCTCACTGTTGAAAAAGCCATTAACAAGGTACAGAAGCGGAGCGAAGACAAGGAGATGGTCTTTTATCTCTATATCACCCACGGTGACGGCCACCTGACCGGGGTGCTCTCCCTGCGGGAACTGCTCCTGCATCCCATGCATCAACAGCTGAAAAACATCATGAATCACCCGGTGATCTCTGTGACCACGGATATGGATCAGGGAGAAGTGGCCCATATTGTCTCACAATATAACCTGCTCGCCATCCCGGTTGTTGATGCCACTTTTAAACTGATTGGCATTATCACTGTGGATGATGTTATTGATGTTATCCGGGAAGAAGCCACTGAGGACTTTCTTCAGATGGCCGGGGCTGGTAAAGACAATGAGATCCTGCTCAAGCCCCTGCACCAAAAAATCATCCTCCGCGCTCCCTGGCTCTTCGCCTCCTGGATCGGCGGGATAACGGCCATGTTCATTATTAATGGATTTCAGCATGAGCTACAGAAGGTGCTGGCTCTGGCCTCCTTTATCCCCATCATCGCGGGCATGGGCGGCAATATCGCCACCCAATCCAGCACCATTGTGGTCCGGGGTATGGCCACTGGTCGGGTCAATATGCCCCAGTTCTTTCAGATTGTTGGCCGGGAAACCTTGGTCGGTATTGCCCTGGGTGTCATGTTCGGTCTCCTCTTGGGCGTGACAGCCTCGTTCAAGTATTCCGATTCAGCCTATCTCGGCGTGGTGGTCGGAATTTCAGTCTGCTCGGTTATGATCATGGCGGCCAGCTTGGGCACGATCATCCCCATGCTTCTCAAGCGCTTTCATATTGACGCAGCCATTGCCACTGGCCCCTTTATCACCACCTCTATTGATGTTCTCGGTATCAGTCTGTACTTTTCCGTTGCAAAATATATGCTGAATATCTAACCATGCGCTCTTTTCGATCCCCTTTCCGGGGCGGTAATCCTCTTACCCTGTTCCTGCTTGTTCTTGCGGTTCTCTATCTGCTCTTTCACACCCTGAACCCGGAAGTCGCTCGGCTTAATCGGCTTGACCACAATGCCGTGCCTAAACCGATCACGGCTCGGGGCGACTTGGCTGATGATGAGAAAAACACCATTGCCGTGTTCCGGGAGGTCTCACCCTCAGTGGTTTATATCACCACCATTGAGCTACAACGCGACCTGTTCAACCTCAATGTCTACGAGATCCCCAAGGGAACCGGGTCCGGCTTTATCTGGGATAAGGAAGGTCGGATCGTCACCAATTTTCATGTAATTGCCGATGCTGGTCGGATTGAGGTGACCCTAGCTGATCACAGCACCTGGAAGGCCGCCTTGGTCGGAGCTGCACCGGACCGCGATCTGGCTGTGCTCAGAATCTCTGCGCCTGCGGATACACTACGCCCCATCATGGTCGGTGACTCCCAAGACCTGCTGGTGGGACAGAAGGTCTTTGCCATCGGCAATCCCTTTGGTCTTGATCAAACCCTAACCACCGGCGTGGTCAGTGCCTTGGGAAGGGAAATCAAGTCGGTGACCAAACGGATCATCCATAACGTCATCCAGACCGATGCAGCCATTAATCCGGGCAACTCCGGCGGCCCGCTGCTGGATAGTGCTGGCCGCCTGATCGGGGTCAATACTATGATCTACAGTCCGTCTGGGGCAAGCTCCGGGGTAGGTTTTGCTGTACCGGTTCATGAGATCAATCGAGTGGTGCCCCAGATTATCCGGCACGGCAAGATGGTTCAACCCGGACTGGGTATCAGCATTGCCCCGGAAAGTGTGGTGCATGACCTGAATCTGGAGGGCATCCTGATCCTCAACGTGGCTGCCGGTTCCTCAGCGGAAAAGGCCGGTCTGCGTGGAACACGACAGGTCTGGGGTGGTTTGATCCTGGGTGATATCATCCTTGGGATCAACGGGATTCGGATCAAAGACTATAACGAGCTGCGGGATGAGGTGGAAAAATATAAGGTCGGGGATAGCGTCACACTCACCCTGCTGCGGGATAATCATCAGGTTGACGTTGACGTTATCCTGGATGCGATATAAGACAGGATACAAAACAGCCCCAGCTGCTTGATCGTTGGGAGTGTTCTTTATACTCATGAAAGACTTATGAAAGACTTATCCAGAGACTTGGTTATCAAGGCGATCAGGCATTTTGAGGAAGATTTTACCGTGTTTGACGATACCCCCGGAGTAACCGAGCAACTGCTTGAGCTGGCAGAAGCTGTTTCTGTAAGCGGCAAACAAATTCATGATGCGAATATTGTCGCAACAATGCTGGTCAACGATGTTCACTCCTTGCTCACGCATAATATCAGCGACTTTAAACGATTCAGTCCATATATAGAAGTTATCCCCCTGATTCCCTGATCAACGTTTCTTCGCCTGTCGGATTTCGTTGTACGGCAAGATATCCACGACATTATTTTTTCGTTACCATGATACACAACGCCACCTTTGGTATAGCTGTCCTGCTGGGCACCGGACTCGCCATTGCCAAGTTTGCCCAAATGCTGCGCCTCCCTTCAGTAACCGGTTTTATTCTGGCTGGCCTGCTTTTGGGGGAATCCGGCCTCGGCATTATCACGGTTGAGCTGCTGGGCCACCGGCTGGATCATTTCACCAGTATTGCCCTAATGCTGATCGCCTTTGGTATCGGCGAACATGTGGAGCTGCGCCGTCTTGACGGTATGGGCCGCGATGTTGCCTATATTACCCTCTTTCAGGCCCTGATCGGCTTTACCTTGGTCACGCTCGTCATCCTACAGGTAACTTGGCTGTTCTCGGATGCGGAAACAATAACCCGGCATCAGCTCATTCTCTCTCTCCTTTTAGGAGCTATTTCCGTGGCCACGGCCCCTGCCACCACGCTGCATGTGGCTCGTGAACTCGGTGCCCGAGGCCCGACAACCTCCACCCTGATGGCCGTGGTTGCAGCGACCGATGCCATCGCCATCATGATCTTCGGTATAGCGGTTTCCACAGCGCATAACCTAGCAAGCACGGACGGTCACTCGATTGCTTCCATTCTTTTTTGTTTTTACGAAATCGGAGGCTCCCTGATCATCGGCATCCTTACCGGGCTGCTTATCGACAAAGTCTTGGACAAGCTCCATAATAACGGAGAAATGCTCACTGCCGGGCTGGCCCTGCTCCTCCTGTGCGGCGAGCTGACCCGTCAGCTCCATCTTTCCTCCCTGCTGGCTGGCATGATGGCCGGTTTTGTGATGATCAATCGGGCGGAACGGGATGTTCGCCTCTTTCGCATCATCAACGGCTTTGAGCCGCCCGTCTATGTCCTGTTTTTCACCTTGGCCGGAGTTCATCTGGATCTCTCCGCCCTCAAGCTCGCAGGCTGGGTGGGGCTGGCCTATTTTTTCGCCCGAATCATAGGCAAATACTTTGGCAGCTGGATCGGGGCATCTCTCTCCGGTGCCAATAAAAATGTTCGCAATTTTCTCGGCCTTGCCCTTATCCCCCAAGCCGGTGTGGCTATCGGCTTTGTCTTCATGATCAGCACAGACCCCAAGCTTGCGGACTGGGCAACCACCATCACACCGGTGGTGCTAGCCGGGGTTGTCCTTTCCGAACTCTGCGGCCCCCTGCTGGCCCGCATGACCATGGAAAAGGCCGGAGAGATCAATCAGGAGCTGGCGCGTAAACAGCCCGACTCAATCCTCACTCGGCTCTTCACCCCCAAGGACTCTCAGAGAAGCAGCCCTGCCCTAGAGCCTTGGCCTCTGGGCGAGATGCAACCTCCGGCATCACCCATCGGCGTGGTGGTGGTGGGGACTTGGCATTTTGCCACGGCTAGAGCTTTGACGAGGGTGGCTACCATCCTGGCCCACCATTTTGATGCCCTTCCCTTGGCAGTACGTGTCCTTAAAAAAGAAGAAGAAAAAACGCTCAATCAAGAAGAACTCCTGGATCTTTTTTTCCCGGAAACCGATGAGGCCGCGATCCTGGGCTATCCCCTGCACACCGAGATCCTTTATGATCAACGGGCCTCGGCCCTGATTGCGGCAACCGAACAACATCAGGCCAAAGCCCTGGTTCTCGGCTATCCCATCAGCAGAGATCCGCTCAAATTCCAGAAAATACTTGATCCGGTGGCATCAACTGTCAGCTGTCCGGTGGTTGCGGTTCGCTTTGTCGGAACAATGACCTGGGAACGCATCCTGATCCCCTTTATCCAACCCGAAGAACTGGATCTCCTGCTTCCCATTATTGAGGCCATGATCACCTCCTGTCATCCCCAGCTGACCTTTCAGCACCTCCTCTTTGCCGACAGTACCCGTGACGAAATACAGGCCCGCGAAAAAGAGCTGGCGAGCTGGGCCAATGCAACAGTTTATGAT includes:
- a CDS encoding shikimate kinase gives rise to the protein MRLFIAGVSCVGKSAIGHKLADLLGYCFFDLDDEIESFFSMPIESLQAKHLTMNSYRQEASKALVSILNKEESKNSVIALPPSGLMSYYWRTIKKAEGITVVLNDLAQNILNRITFYDKNSILIQKRLSTADKAYYLKQIKKNITYFKQSYKRADISVDIANLDITESAQKVKIAVEQFDQS
- a CDS encoding MogA/MoaB family molybdenum cofactor biosynthesis protein, with the translated sequence MNTTPYTCGILTLSDKGARGEREDTSGPMLQNILTEQGFNVEAYQLLPDQQPLIEAILIKWVDEKKIDLIVTTGGTGVSPNDQTPEATRQVIDLEIPGIGEAMRQASLAKTPQAIWSRGIAGIRQESLIINLPGSEKGAKENIEAILPALAHGLYKIKGGTADCGQKKEGEG
- the purM gene encoding phosphoribosylformylglycinamidine cyclo-ligase, producing the protein MTASETAASKYSEAGVDIDKGNAFVSRIKKIVSATHSRTVIDDIGGFSGLFSIGNANCKDPVLIASTDGVGTKLKIAQLCNKHDTIGIDLVAMCVNDIIVSGAKPLFFLDYFSCSSLDLDEATDVVRGIAEGCKQANCSLIGGETAEMPGLYQPGDYDLAGFSVGIADRDKIIDGSDVRVGDKIIGLASSGLHSNGFSLVRKIIFEDQELTVADKVEALGCTIGEELIKPTKIYVRSVLGVLNSYPINSLVHNTGGGFIDNIPRVLPKGCRAVIDKESWEKPPIFAFLQEKGEVPEAEMYRTFNMGIGMMAVVKEADAESIMQHFKAMGEESFLIGEVLAAKEGEPQVVINGLEGN
- a CDS encoding DUF2065 domain-containing protein; translated protein: MKTFITLIGLVLIFEGLPYVASPEAMQRWLKVLSETSPSSLRNTGIVAMIIGFLLCYIGQRSGLLG
- the mgtE gene encoding magnesium transporter, coding for MEKTAKREMIGFEGKVLLDTLRRLQRKGATENLLKLILKTHPADLAWVFRSLPPADRKKIFEIIANTELVADFFSELDDSIIVELAEDLTPVFLAEVISKMAPDDAADLLEVIPDTLASNVRAHMERHDRDELEELLKYDPETAGGIMSPDFMYLDEHLTVEKAINKVQKRSEDKEMVFYLYITHGDGHLTGVLSLRELLLHPMHQQLKNIMNHPVISVTTDMDQGEVAHIVSQYNLLAIPVVDATFKLIGIITVDDVIDVIREEATEDFLQMAGAGKDNEILLKPLHQKIILRAPWLFASWIGGITAMFIINGFQHELQKVLALASFIPIIAGMGGNIATQSSTIVVRGMATGRVNMPQFFQIVGRETLVGIALGVMFGLLLGVTASFKYSDSAYLGVVVGISVCSVMIMAASLGTIIPMLLKRFHIDAAIATGPFITTSIDVLGISLYFSVAKYMLNI
- a CDS encoding trypsin-like peptidase domain-containing protein — its product is MRSFRSPFRGGNPLTLFLLVLAVLYLLFHTLNPEVARLNRLDHNAVPKPITARGDLADDEKNTIAVFREVSPSVVYITTIELQRDLFNLNVYEIPKGTGSGFIWDKEGRIVTNFHVIADAGRIEVTLADHSTWKAALVGAAPDRDLAVLRISAPADTLRPIMVGDSQDLLVGQKVFAIGNPFGLDQTLTTGVVSALGREIKSVTKRIIHNVIQTDAAINPGNSGGPLLDSAGRLIGVNTMIYSPSGASSGVGFAVPVHEINRVVPQIIRHGKMVQPGLGISIAPESVVHDLNLEGILILNVAAGSSAEKAGLRGTRQVWGGLILGDIILGINGIRIKDYNELRDEVEKYKVGDSVTLTLLRDNHQVDVDVILDAI
- a CDS encoding cation:proton antiporter, which translates into the protein MIHNATFGIAVLLGTGLAIAKFAQMLRLPSVTGFILAGLLLGESGLGIITVELLGHRLDHFTSIALMLIAFGIGEHVELRRLDGMGRDVAYITLFQALIGFTLVTLVILQVTWLFSDAETITRHQLILSLLLGAISVATAPATTLHVARELGARGPTTSTLMAVVAATDAIAIMIFGIAVSTAHNLASTDGHSIASILFCFYEIGGSLIIGILTGLLIDKVLDKLHNNGEMLTAGLALLLLCGELTRQLHLSSLLAGMMAGFVMINRAERDVRLFRIINGFEPPVYVLFFTLAGVHLDLSALKLAGWVGLAYFFARIIGKYFGSWIGASLSGANKNVRNFLGLALIPQAGVAIGFVFMISTDPKLADWATTITPVVLAGVVLSELCGPLLARMTMEKAGEINQELARKQPDSILTRLFTPKDSQRSSPALEPWPLGEMQPPASPIGVVVVGTWHFATARALTRVATILAHHFDALPLAVRVLKKEEEKTLNQEELLDLFFPETDEAAILGYPLHTEILYDQRASALIAATEQHQAKALVLGYPISRDPLKFQKILDPVASTVSCPVVAVRFVGTMTWERILIPFIQPEELDLLLPIIEAMITSCHPQLTFQHLLFADSTRDEIQAREKELASWANATVYDADSIRCLAEAAESRLGSILREAHHHDLIIMTASRLKGTKRRIFGSLANVVVGNCKNPVFVVYPGKAKASSETEGGEG